The following are encoded in a window of Mycobacterium vicinigordonae genomic DNA:
- a CDS encoding enoyl-CoA hydratase/isomerase family protein: protein MTDYDTIEVEVKGHTACVRLNRPQVLNAINDEMIAELAVAYAEIEYSQDIWTVIITGAGRALCVGADVNKAAEHDMENAAGIDNQGDPILSSLRQWDAPQEATPPWLQMTKPIICAVNGIACGAGMDLVTTADITIASERATLMDPHVSIGVTSGREGVRLARLLPLPVAMRLILMGKHETLDAQRAYDLGLFTEVVAHDTLMDRAWEIAEIVNSNAPLAVRGSRMAVRKGLTLPIYEAELLAENYRMKVALTKDAIEGPRAFLEKRKPEWKAL from the coding sequence GTGACGGATTACGACACGATCGAAGTAGAAGTCAAGGGTCACACCGCATGTGTGAGGCTGAACCGACCGCAGGTTCTCAATGCGATTAACGACGAGATGATTGCCGAACTGGCCGTGGCGTACGCAGAAATTGAATACTCACAAGATATCTGGACGGTCATCATCACCGGTGCCGGCCGGGCACTGTGTGTCGGAGCTGACGTCAATAAGGCCGCGGAGCACGACATGGAGAACGCCGCCGGCATCGACAATCAGGGCGATCCCATCCTCAGCTCCCTTCGGCAGTGGGACGCACCCCAGGAGGCCACCCCACCGTGGCTGCAGATGACCAAGCCAATCATCTGTGCGGTCAACGGTATCGCTTGCGGGGCAGGGATGGACCTAGTGACCACCGCAGACATCACGATCGCGTCCGAGCGAGCAACATTGATGGACCCGCACGTCAGCATCGGAGTTACGTCCGGGCGCGAGGGCGTCAGGTTGGCTCGGCTCCTTCCGCTGCCTGTGGCGATGCGGCTGATCTTGATGGGAAAACACGAAACCCTCGACGCGCAGCGCGCCTACGACCTGGGGCTTTTCACCGAAGTGGTCGCCCACGACACGCTCATGGACCGAGCGTGGGAGATCGCTGAGATTGTGAATTCCAATGCGCCGCTGGCGGTTCGGGGATCCCGCATGGCAGTCCGGAAGGGGCTGACGTTGCCCATCTACGAGGCGGAATTGCTGGCTGAGAACTACCGCATGAAAGTCGCCCTGACGAAGGATGCTATCGAGGGGCCGCGGGCCTTCCTGGAAAAGCGTAAGCCGGAGTGGAAGGCGCTCTGA
- a CDS encoding amidohydrolase family protein, producing the protein MSADILIVSPDDHLVEPADLWTSRLPERYRDTGPRIVRTRGRMDPTVTSDVAFIEDREGRDADIWHYEDAIIPIPLISAAAGYELDELTTDPITYDEMRPGCFRPADRLADMDIAGIEASACFPNTLVRFCGQRFLYGKDKELAMLCVQAYNDFQIDEWGGSSNGRLIPLGIIPLWDVELAAKEVERVAAKGMRAVCFSELPSRLDLPSIHSGYWDPFFAACEQNQVGIMLHIGSSSSLTKSSPDSPHVVTSALMAVNCTIALVDWLFSAKLIQFPKLKIAFAEAQAGWIPYYLQRVDEVWQDRRAWGGIHPLLTEPPSSQVHGRVYFSTFGDPVAFRILDLVGPDQLMFETDYPHNDTNWPKSLEVANQATEGLDEETKRKVLSTNAKRFFGLV; encoded by the coding sequence TTGAGTGCAGACATCCTGATCGTCTCGCCGGATGACCACCTGGTGGAGCCTGCCGATCTGTGGACCAGTCGGCTGCCCGAGCGTTATCGAGACACGGGACCGCGGATCGTTCGCACCCGCGGCCGGATGGATCCGACGGTCACTTCCGACGTCGCGTTCATCGAGGATAGGGAGGGTCGTGACGCGGACATCTGGCACTACGAGGACGCCATCATTCCCATCCCTCTCATCAGCGCGGCCGCCGGATATGAGCTCGACGAGCTCACTACCGACCCGATCACCTATGACGAGATGCGGCCCGGTTGTTTCCGTCCCGCTGACCGGCTCGCCGACATGGATATCGCCGGCATCGAGGCCTCAGCTTGTTTTCCCAACACCCTCGTCCGCTTTTGCGGACAGCGCTTCTTGTACGGCAAAGACAAAGAACTCGCGATGCTCTGCGTGCAGGCCTATAACGACTTCCAGATCGATGAGTGGGGTGGCAGCTCGAACGGCCGGCTGATCCCGCTCGGCATCATCCCGTTGTGGGATGTCGAACTTGCCGCCAAGGAGGTCGAGCGCGTCGCGGCCAAGGGCATGCGCGCAGTGTGCTTCTCGGAACTACCCTCTCGCCTGGATCTTCCGTCAATCCACAGTGGCTACTGGGATCCGTTCTTTGCGGCCTGCGAACAGAACCAGGTGGGCATAATGCTGCACATCGGCTCGAGTTCTTCTCTTACGAAGTCCTCCCCCGACTCACCGCACGTCGTGACCAGCGCGCTGATGGCGGTCAACTGCACTATTGCCTTAGTCGACTGGCTGTTCTCCGCCAAGCTCATTCAGTTTCCCAAGCTCAAGATTGCATTCGCCGAGGCCCAGGCGGGTTGGATTCCCTATTACCTGCAGCGGGTCGACGAGGTTTGGCAGGACCGCCGCGCGTGGGGCGGGATTCATCCGCTGCTGACTGAGCCGCCGAGCAGCCAGGTGCATGGCCGGGTTTACTTCTCTACGTTCGGCGACCCGGTGGCCTTCCGCATCCTCGACCTGGTCGGGCCGGACCAGCTCATGTTCGAGACGGACTATCCGCACAACGACACGAACTGGCCCAAAAGCCTCGAAGTCGCCAACCAGGCAACGGAGGGCTTGGATGAAGAGACCAAGCGCAAGGTGTTGTCCACCAACGCGAAACGATTCTTCGGCCTCGTCTAG
- a CDS encoding acyl-CoA dehydrogenase family protein has product MHFRLHPDTEAYRDAVRAHLRSVVTPEFEERIYRSGVAHDHEFARGLVEKGYFAPTWPFELGGQSRSAWDHQVLKEELMRFDAPMYLSETTRMVASIIREIGTPTLKDRILAGALNGDITIALGFTEPECGSDVAAAATRAVRVGCGQNADWLINGSKMFTTNGHIADFVFLLARTNPDKPKHQGLTMFLVPCDSEGFEAQAVWTLSGERTNITFYSDVRIGDEWRIGEVDGGWQVLGLSLQDEHASGWGPHLIRLLHHAEHWATTTLSDNGPLPIQRTDVRRRLARVAMETEVSMLLQRRCVWMLEQGDTPIAEGPMSKVFSTEALERASQDMVELVGAQGLRSYLEPTAPEHGRFEHSLRFSLGTTIYAGTSEVQRTIIAQRGLGLPR; this is encoded by the coding sequence ATGCACTTTCGGCTCCACCCTGACACCGAGGCTTACCGCGACGCCGTCCGTGCCCACCTACGGTCCGTCGTGACTCCGGAATTCGAGGAACGCATCTATCGCAGCGGGGTCGCACACGACCACGAATTCGCCAGAGGCCTGGTCGAAAAGGGCTACTTCGCTCCCACCTGGCCCTTCGAACTCGGCGGACAGAGCCGCAGTGCCTGGGACCACCAGGTACTCAAAGAAGAACTCATGCGCTTTGACGCACCGATGTACCTATCCGAGACGACCAGGATGGTGGCGTCGATCATCCGCGAAATCGGCACACCGACATTGAAGGATCGGATCCTAGCGGGCGCACTGAACGGCGATATCACCATTGCCCTCGGCTTTACCGAACCAGAGTGCGGGTCGGATGTCGCGGCGGCTGCCACCAGAGCCGTCCGGGTTGGCTGCGGACAGAACGCAGATTGGTTGATCAACGGCTCCAAGATGTTCACCACTAACGGCCACATCGCAGACTTTGTGTTCCTACTTGCGCGCACGAATCCTGATAAGCCGAAACACCAAGGGCTGACAATGTTCCTCGTGCCTTGTGACTCCGAAGGCTTTGAAGCACAAGCGGTGTGGACGCTGTCCGGGGAGCGCACCAACATCACCTTCTACAGTGACGTCCGCATCGGCGATGAATGGCGGATCGGCGAAGTCGACGGCGGCTGGCAAGTGCTCGGACTCTCCCTGCAGGACGAACACGCCTCGGGTTGGGGGCCGCACCTGATCCGGCTGCTACACCATGCCGAGCACTGGGCGACGACAACGCTGTCGGACAATGGTCCGCTCCCCATACAGAGGACTGACGTACGTCGCCGGCTCGCACGGGTCGCGATGGAGACAGAGGTGTCGATGCTTCTGCAGCGGCGGTGCGTCTGGATGCTCGAGCAAGGCGATACACCAATCGCGGAAGGACCCATGTCCAAAGTATTCAGCACCGAGGCCCTGGAGCGCGCCAGTCAGGACATGGTGGAACTCGTTGGCGCGCAAGGTCTGCGGAGCTACCTCGAACCGACCGCGCCCGAGCATGGCCGCTTCGAGCACTCATTGCGGTTCTCGTTGGGCACCACGATCTACGCGGGCACCAGTGAGGTGCAGCGCACCATCATCGCGCAGCGTGGGCTCGGGCTACCCCGTTAG
- a CDS encoding acyl-CoA dehydrogenase family protein — protein MDLSLTDEQRQLVDSFTALLARESTSERVRAAEPSGFDLKLWKALQDVGTVEMAVAETFGGWGASELELALVAEQFGRVTASAPVIEAQVAVRLLAESGVAGAELLKAVLAGDQLVTFAPRAGCGRRLELVPAGAVADHVIALAERRLLAVPIGANRTSVANLASLPLADIEIGNDSIVLADGVRADALFSGAVDLWLVLIAAALSGAACKAVELGVDYAKQRRAFGAPIGSFQAVSHPLADSATAVDGARLLGLKAACAYVDEPERVRELAAMAFTFAYETARDATRRSLHIHGGYGFGMEGDIQLYYRRVRGWAMVFGEPAAALDRVADARYGPVNW, from the coding sequence GTGGATCTTAGCCTTACGGACGAGCAGCGACAGTTGGTGGATTCCTTCACCGCTTTGTTGGCGCGTGAGTCGACCTCCGAGCGTGTTCGGGCGGCTGAGCCGTCGGGTTTCGATCTGAAGTTGTGGAAAGCATTGCAAGACGTCGGGACGGTGGAGATGGCGGTCGCCGAGACCTTCGGCGGCTGGGGGGCATCGGAACTCGAGCTTGCCCTGGTCGCTGAACAGTTTGGCCGTGTGACCGCCTCCGCTCCCGTCATCGAGGCACAGGTCGCGGTGCGATTACTAGCGGAGTCCGGTGTGGCGGGTGCGGAACTGTTGAAGGCGGTCCTCGCCGGCGACCAATTGGTGACGTTTGCGCCACGCGCCGGGTGCGGTAGGCGGCTGGAGTTGGTCCCCGCCGGTGCGGTAGCAGACCACGTGATCGCCCTTGCGGAGCGGCGGTTGTTAGCGGTGCCGATCGGGGCGAACCGGACTTCGGTAGCAAACCTCGCCTCGTTACCGTTGGCGGATATCGAGATTGGGAATGACTCCATCGTTCTTGCCGACGGTGTGCGGGCGGACGCTCTGTTCTCCGGCGCGGTGGACCTGTGGCTTGTGCTGATCGCCGCCGCGTTGTCGGGCGCAGCCTGCAAGGCCGTCGAGCTCGGGGTCGACTACGCCAAACAGCGCCGCGCCTTCGGGGCCCCCATCGGCTCTTTCCAGGCTGTATCCCATCCGCTGGCCGATAGCGCAACAGCCGTCGACGGCGCACGGCTGCTCGGGCTGAAGGCGGCGTGCGCATATGTCGATGAGCCTGAACGTGTTCGCGAACTAGCCGCGATGGCCTTCACTTTCGCCTACGAGACTGCGCGCGATGCCACCCGACGCAGCCTGCACATCCACGGTGGATACGGATTCGGCATGGAAGGCGACATCCAGCTGTACTACCGGCGGGTGCGCGGCTGGGCAATGGTTTTCGGCGAACCTGCCGCCGCGTTGGACCGGGTGGCCGATGCGCGTTATGGTCCAGTGAATTGGTAG
- a CDS encoding DUF1906 domain-containing protein produces the protein MQDVPVNLCRRRSQPIPRRDVLRCALAMSALPGLYAASAKAAFPAAAAAAPKLIDFAMHQISAEHIRAAGYSGVVSYVSLSRPGSSFGAKPITRPYAEQLNAAGLMIVSNYQYGKPGGTAPSDFKRGFAGGVDDARTAWKLHTAAGGAQGAPIFFTIDEDISRDTWNTVAVKWFRGINSVLGVPRTGVYGGINVCQWAAADGVIGNSRTPGHRWAWQTKAWSGGRIDPAAVLYQRVVSTASSPGPKVGGYEVDVNDVLAEDFGQWNLHR, from the coding sequence ATGCAGGATGTGCCGGTGAATTTGTGCCGCAGGCGTTCTCAACCTATTCCCCGACGTGACGTATTGCGTTGCGCCCTCGCTATGTCTGCGCTGCCGGGTTTATACGCGGCATCGGCAAAAGCCGCCTTCCCTGCGGCGGCCGCAGCCGCTCCCAAACTCATCGACTTCGCCATGCACCAAATTTCAGCGGAGCACATTCGGGCAGCTGGCTATTCCGGTGTCGTCAGCTACGTCTCGCTCTCGCGACCAGGCTCGTCCTTCGGCGCCAAGCCGATAACGCGGCCGTACGCCGAGCAGCTGAACGCGGCCGGGCTGATGATCGTCAGCAACTACCAATACGGCAAGCCCGGCGGGACAGCACCGTCGGACTTCAAGCGTGGGTTTGCCGGCGGCGTCGACGATGCCCGCACCGCCTGGAAGCTGCACACCGCGGCAGGTGGCGCTCAGGGTGCCCCGATCTTCTTCACCATTGACGAGGACATCAGCCGCGACACTTGGAACACTGTGGCAGTAAAGTGGTTTCGCGGAATCAATTCGGTCCTGGGAGTGCCGCGCACCGGCGTCTACGGCGGCATCAATGTGTGCCAATGGGCAGCCGCCGACGGTGTAATCGGCAACTCGCGGACCCCCGGCCACCGGTGGGCCTGGCAGACCAAGGCCTGGTCCGGTGGCCGGATCGACCCCGCCGCGGTTCTCTACCAACGTGTGGTTAGTACGGCGTCGAGTCCAGGCCCGAAAGTCGGGGGATACGAAGTCGATGTCAACGACGTTCTCGCCGAGGACTTCGGGCAGTGGAACCTACACCGCTGA
- a CDS encoding DUF732 domain-containing protein → MFSRITVSAGSFISAILVLIGTATMQSGSASADPSQDDQFLALLSQNGVAALSGVPSLIATAHQICSNLGSGMSAGALVDELVDNANVVTPGADQGRLVRTETRFLAAAVQAYCPNEQGRLAFANPAGWNKPGQRVALASLIKESNPDIPTPPAPGPDVQNVIPPQAVAPHSPTKVAPPVVGPPPGGGGGGGGNGGGSGGIAPMPPMEPGIIALAP, encoded by the coding sequence ATGTTTTCCCGCATCACTGTTTCCGCCGGATCCTTCATTTCCGCCATCCTGGTGCTGATCGGCACCGCAACGATGCAAAGCGGCAGCGCGTCAGCCGACCCGAGTCAGGACGATCAGTTCTTGGCACTGCTGAGTCAAAACGGCGTCGCCGCACTCTCGGGTGTGCCAAGTTTGATCGCCACCGCGCACCAAATCTGCAGCAACCTTGGTTCTGGTATGTCGGCGGGCGCTTTGGTGGACGAGCTGGTGGACAACGCGAATGTAGTAACCCCTGGTGCCGACCAAGGCCGGCTCGTGCGCACCGAGACCCGATTCTTAGCTGCCGCAGTGCAGGCCTATTGCCCCAACGAGCAGGGGAGGTTGGCGTTCGCCAATCCCGCAGGATGGAACAAACCGGGACAGCGGGTGGCGCTAGCTTCGCTGATCAAAGAGAGCAACCCGGATATCCCGACTCCACCAGCACCGGGACCAGACGTTCAGAATGTGATACCACCGCAGGCAGTGGCCCCGCACTCGCCAACAAAGGTGGCGCCCCCCGTTGTTGGTCCGCCGCCGGGCGGCGGCGGAGGAGGAGGCGGTAACGGTGGTGGTTCGGGTGGGATCGCGCCGATGCCGCCAATGGAACCCGGCATTATCGCGCTAGCGCCATGA
- the rnhA gene encoding ribonuclease HI: MNGDIVVIHTDGGCRPNPGPGGWGAVLRQRQHVREMFGGESDRTSNNRMELMAPIMALEALTRPVTVHLYTDSTYVRSGITKWVLGWERNGWLTAAKQPVKNVDLWQRLQAACARHRVEWFWVKGHAGIADNELADELATRGMREAIARTAVDS, from the coding sequence ATGAACGGCGACATTGTGGTGATCCACACTGACGGTGGGTGCAGACCAAATCCCGGGCCGGGCGGCTGGGGTGCGGTGCTACGCCAGCGGCAGCACGTCCGCGAGATGTTCGGCGGCGAGTCAGACCGGACCAGCAACAACCGGATGGAGCTGATGGCGCCGATCATGGCGCTGGAGGCTCTGACCCGCCCGGTCACAGTGCACCTTTATACCGACAGCACCTACGTACGCAGCGGCATCACCAAGTGGGTTCTCGGCTGGGAGCGCAACGGCTGGCTGACCGCAGCAAAGCAACCGGTGAAGAATGTCGACCTCTGGCAGCGCCTCCAAGCTGCCTGCGCACGCCACCGCGTCGAGTGGTTCTGGGTGAAGGGGCATGCTGGTATCGCCGACAACGAACTCGCCGACGAATTGGCCACCCGCGGTATGCGAGAAGCGATCGCCCGAACTGCGGTCGATTCATGA
- a CDS encoding aromatic ring-hydroxylating oxygenase subunit alpha, with amino-acid sequence MPKSRYIDPEFLELELDRLFTQVWQPACREEEIPTAGCYYEYTIGRQSIVVVRQKDGAIKAFHNTCAHRGMKLVRGAGPLSDNEFRCEFHGWRYGLDGRSSFVPCREEFAARPRAEWGLRSVATGTWGGWVFISMAANPPDLLEWLDPLPTALAPFRLQDMRFRWRKRTYLPANWKTVIDAFIEGYHTPGTHPQTMRSAEGPRPSAAPAPPQEYVYAPYTPTITYKNHSRFVYTQRPEHADRDKGRQELAARPEVFANSMQYQYLEVGSLVTERDYRAAQQLATLEPSDVPPFLRYHQMCEELALAEGVAFPRMSMEQYFGGNGDWHVFPTMVILVEKSCLLGYRMLPDAEDPNRCTFEMFSLEHFAPGDVPDTSWQVFQRWQDHDGWGELPTQDLKNIGAIHAGMHSAGFDGLWLNTAQEMSIRNEHAIADRFLFGAGCQKSSPSE; translated from the coding sequence GTGCCCAAGAGCCGCTATATCGACCCGGAATTCCTGGAGCTGGAGCTGGACCGGTTGTTCACGCAGGTCTGGCAACCCGCCTGTCGTGAAGAAGAAATTCCCACTGCTGGTTGCTATTACGAATACACCATCGGTCGGCAATCCATTGTGGTGGTGCGTCAAAAGGACGGCGCTATAAAGGCCTTCCACAACACCTGCGCCCACCGCGGCATGAAGCTAGTCCGTGGCGCCGGGCCGCTGTCGGACAACGAGTTCCGGTGTGAATTCCATGGCTGGCGTTACGGGCTGGACGGCAGGTCATCGTTCGTTCCGTGCCGGGAGGAATTCGCGGCCCGGCCTCGTGCAGAGTGGGGGTTGCGATCCGTCGCCACCGGCACGTGGGGCGGCTGGGTATTCATCAGCATGGCCGCGAACCCGCCAGATCTACTGGAGTGGCTGGACCCGCTACCCACGGCTCTAGCGCCATTCCGATTGCAGGACATGCGTTTTCGCTGGCGCAAACGAACTTACCTGCCGGCTAACTGGAAGACGGTGATCGACGCTTTCATCGAGGGCTACCACACACCGGGTACGCATCCGCAGACCATGCGCTCGGCGGAGGGGCCACGGCCGTCGGCGGCGCCAGCGCCGCCCCAGGAATACGTCTATGCCCCCTATACTCCGACCATTACCTACAAAAATCATTCGCGGTTCGTTTACACGCAGCGCCCCGAGCACGCCGACCGCGACAAGGGCCGTCAGGAATTGGCAGCCCGCCCGGAGGTATTCGCCAACTCGATGCAGTACCAGTACCTCGAGGTCGGCTCACTGGTAACCGAACGTGACTATCGCGCCGCTCAGCAATTGGCCACTCTAGAACCCAGCGATGTCCCGCCATTCCTGCGCTATCACCAGATGTGCGAAGAGCTTGCGCTCGCTGAAGGTGTTGCCTTTCCGCGTATGTCGATGGAGCAGTACTTTGGCGGAAACGGTGACTGGCACGTATTTCCCACCATGGTGATCCTCGTGGAAAAGTCCTGTCTGCTGGGTTATCGGATGCTGCCCGACGCCGAGGATCCTAATCGCTGCACCTTCGAGATGTTCTCGCTGGAGCACTTTGCGCCGGGGGACGTGCCCGACACATCGTGGCAGGTTTTCCAGCGCTGGCAGGATCACGACGGCTGGGGCGAGTTGCCCACGCAAGACCTGAAGAACATCGGTGCGATCCACGCCGGCATGCACTCGGCAGGATTCGATGGGCTGTGGCTCAACACCGCACAAGAGATGTCGATCCGCAACGAGCATGCGATCGCCGACCGTTTCTTGTTCGGCGCTGGTTGTCAAAAGTCATCGCCGAGCGAGTAA
- a CDS encoding SDR family NAD(P)-dependent oxidoreductase, producing MPLLPRSWTTMGVLDGRTALVTGAGRGIGAAVAEGLAAEGATVLVSDAGVSVDGTGHDSGPAESIAAAITAGGGKAFADSTDITDFSACGELIDRAAETLGGLDVVVNAAGILRDGMVFKMSESDWDAVISVHLKGTFNITRHAAAWWRENRGGQYRLINFSSMSGLQGAPSQPNYAAAKMGIVGLTFSCANALRSYGVRSNAIAPIAGTRMTQGIKGGGSMDYSESNVRLSPKNCVPPVVYLASTRSDWLNRRVIFAGNGRISLMSNPVVEREIVSATGVWDIPTAFAEIETSFKEAVLYPNIFDKPPAS from the coding sequence ATGCCCCTGCTGCCAAGGAGCTGGACGACGATGGGTGTGCTTGACGGACGTACCGCGCTGGTGACCGGCGCCGGGCGCGGGATCGGTGCGGCGGTCGCCGAAGGCCTGGCGGCCGAAGGCGCGACGGTCCTGGTGTCTGACGCCGGGGTGAGCGTCGACGGGACTGGGCACGACAGCGGCCCCGCCGAAAGCATCGCCGCAGCGATCACGGCAGGGGGTGGCAAGGCTTTCGCCGACTCCACCGACATCACCGACTTCTCTGCGTGCGGCGAACTCATCGATCGAGCTGCCGAAACGCTGGGTGGCTTGGACGTCGTGGTGAACGCCGCCGGGATCCTGCGCGACGGCATGGTGTTCAAGATGAGTGAATCCGACTGGGATGCAGTCATCTCCGTGCATCTCAAAGGCACATTCAACATCACCCGTCACGCCGCAGCCTGGTGGCGGGAGAATCGCGGTGGCCAATACCGGTTGATCAACTTCTCGTCGATGTCGGGCCTGCAGGGCGCTCCCAGCCAGCCCAACTACGCAGCGGCCAAGATGGGCATTGTCGGGCTGACCTTCTCGTGCGCCAACGCCCTACGCAGCTACGGGGTCCGGTCCAACGCGATCGCACCGATCGCCGGCACCCGGATGACGCAGGGCATCAAAGGCGGGGGCAGCATGGATTATTCGGAAAGTAATGTCCGTCTGTCACCCAAGAATTGCGTACCCCCGGTGGTGTACCTGGCCAGCACCCGCTCTGACTGGCTGAATCGGCGAGTCATTTTCGCCGGCAACGGTCGCATCAGCCTGATGTCCAACCCCGTCGTCGAACGCGAGATCGTGTCGGCCACCGGAGTATGGGACATCCCGACCGCATTCGCCGAGATCGAGACATCATTCAAAGAAGCGGTCCTATATCCGAACATATTCGACAAACCACCCGCCAGCTGA
- a CDS encoding enoyl-CoA hydratase/isomerase family protein — translation MSTDAPVDGAFEVNPDWVRYEVVEPHIAQIVINRPDRRNAILSPEMHALFKDRLNLAEEDDDIKVVVLLAEGKDFCSGDDVRRLPVEQAGLKKGKRLPQTARMGNARRLHRHLTNWLEFPKTVIAACQGATLGAGMNLALAADILVVADDMYLARPQARIGFAGFSTAMPLALLKLGPNRGYEAMITGRKVPASELRAWGVAASVVPVDSLRDEAMRYARAIAHHSADGLMVGKHALITFWHAVGIAQFGDWVPMGHTVFSNLTWRDDEFNFMKERGERGAKEAMAELERRYQEWGFD, via the coding sequence ATGAGCACCGACGCCCCAGTGGACGGCGCGTTCGAGGTCAACCCGGATTGGGTGCGCTATGAGGTCGTCGAACCGCACATCGCGCAGATCGTGATCAACCGGCCGGACCGGCGCAACGCCATCCTCTCTCCGGAAATGCATGCCTTGTTCAAGGACCGGCTGAACCTCGCCGAGGAGGACGACGACATCAAAGTCGTGGTCCTGCTGGCCGAGGGAAAAGACTTCTGTAGCGGTGACGATGTGCGCCGGCTGCCGGTCGAACAGGCCGGGCTGAAGAAGGGCAAACGCCTTCCTCAGACGGCGCGGATGGGTAACGCGCGACGCCTGCATCGACACCTGACGAACTGGCTAGAGTTTCCGAAGACGGTAATTGCCGCCTGCCAGGGCGCCACTCTAGGTGCGGGCATGAATCTCGCGCTGGCCGCCGACATCTTGGTTGTCGCCGACGACATGTACCTCGCTCGACCCCAAGCACGGATCGGCTTCGCCGGATTCTCCACGGCCATGCCGCTGGCACTGCTCAAGCTCGGCCCGAATCGTGGCTACGAGGCCATGATCACCGGGCGCAAAGTCCCCGCGTCCGAGCTGCGCGCCTGGGGCGTCGCAGCCTCGGTGGTGCCTGTTGACTCATTGCGTGACGAGGCCATGCGTTATGCCCGCGCCATTGCTCACCACTCGGCCGACGGCCTGATGGTGGGCAAACACGCGCTGATCACGTTCTGGCACGCCGTCGGAATAGCACAGTTCGGCGACTGGGTGCCGATGGGGCACACAGTGTTCAGCAACCTGACCTGGCGCGACGACGAGTTCAACTTCATGAAGGAGCGCGGCGAACGCGGCGCGAAGGAAGCAATGGCCGAGCTGGAGCGCCGCTACCAAGAGTGGGGTTTCGACTAG